The Halomonas qaidamensis genome includes the window ATCGCTAGTACCGCCGTGACCGTTAGTTTCGCCGTCTAAAACGTACTGCCAAGCGCTTCTGACGAGGGCATTTCGGTTGCCATTATCTGCAAGTGCACGTCTGGCATGTGTTGGAGGTGATTGGCTAACCAGTGAATTAATCTTGGCTGTAGCGCTTGGCGTAAATCAGCCAAGGTGGCCGCTTCTATCTCTTCCAGCTGGTCATCTAGCCATTCGCTGAAACTGTCTTCGTCAAGTGGGCTGGTCGCGCTAGCATCCAGCATTAAACGGCCAATCCGGCACCAGCCAGTGTCGGTAGCCGTAACGGGAAGCGCCAAAAACAGGCTGCCGCGTCGTGTCGAGTGAGAACCTGTCTCAAGCCCTGGATGAGGCACAACGCTATTTTGGTTCACGATACAGGGAGGCTGTGGGTGGCGAGCTTCGCAACGTAACCCTAGATTGTCGAACGCCAGCATGTCGCCATTTACCGGAGCGAGCGGAGCGTTAATGCCGAGGCTGGCGGCAATTTCCTGATGGGCGGCCTGGTGACGAGCTTCACCGTGAACTGGCAGCAATGTTTTTGGGCGAACCCATTGATACAGTTTTCTTAGCTCATCTTCAGCAGGATGCCCGGTAGCATGTAGTTCTGGATGGTTCATTTCATCGAAAATTACTACCCCAAGCTGCGCTAGACGTTTTTTAAGCTGTTCAATAGGGCGCTCGTTACCAGGTATAGCTTTGGCAGAAAAAATAATACTATCGCCAGGCTCCAGATCAACAAACGGATGCCTGCGCTGTGCTAAACGCTGTAGCGCGGCACGCGGTTCGCCTTGGCTGCCTGTGGCAATAATCACAACTTCTTCTGGCGGCAGATAGCCTAGATCATGGGGCGGCACTAACGGCGGAAAGTCGTCTAGATACCCCAGCCCTCTTGCCACACTCACCATACGCTCCATTGAGCGACCCATAAGACTGACCCGTCGGCCGCATTGTTGCGCAGCCAACCCAATGGCTAATACACGGGCGAGGTTGCTCGCAAAACATGATACAACG containing:
- a CDS encoding ribonuclease J; translated protein: MNLTLYGYDDTWIAVDCGMMIRQDLPNSPLQVPNTETLAALSITPKALYITHGHEDHIGAVAWLWPKWNCPIFATPLAAGLLRHKFAEHQLSSAAIQVVEPGDAMELGPFTLRYLSVTHSIPESCSILMQAGDYRVLHTGDWKLDPNPLIGMPIDAAQFRALAPIDLVVGDSTNAPMPGHSGSEGDVAKALAHTLRQCTGRVVVSCFASNLARVLAIGLAAQQCGRRVSLMGRSMERMVSVARGLGYLDDFPPLVPPHDLGYLPPEEVVIIATGSQGEPRAALQRLAQRRHPFVDLEPGDSIIFSAKAIPGNERPIEQLKKRLAQLGVVIFDEMNHPELHATGHPAEDELRKLYQWVRPKTLLPVHGEARHQAAHQEIAASLGINAPLAPVNGDMLAFDNLGLRCEARHPQPPCIVNQNSVVPHPGLETGSHSTRRGSLFLALPVTATDTGWCRIGRLMLDASATSPLDEDSFSEWLDDQLEEIEAATLADLRQALQPRLIHWLANHLQHMPDVHLQIMATEMPSSEALGSTF